The nucleotide sequence TCATCATAAATAGatcattgtattaaaaacataAAGTATCTTCTGGATTAAATATAACACTTGTTTGAGAATATTTAGGGAAAGTCACAATGCATCTTCATCCCCCTTCCTGCTATCAGCATAAGGGCgttttttctgtctcttcccctAAGAGCAAAGGATTCTTAACAGCCTAGATCCTGAGCCTAGAAGCCATTAAGCAAATGTGgctagtgtgtgtgtgaattatcAATGCTACTAAATATTGCAGAAACTACGTATAGCAGAAGGCGATAAAAGTTGCCCTAGGTGCATTCTTACTCTGCATAACACTATGGGCTCCTGTAATTACATTTACCCTGATTTTATAAGAACTGTGGATGCTGAACTGAAACAAGTGTTATTAGCAGCTTCCCTGTTGAGCACACTACACCCAGTCCTTGAGCACGGAGTTCATACATTGGTGTTTAGCAAATGCTGTACTTCCGTCTCCCACTCTAAGAAAACAGTGCCCAGAATAGCTACCTCTTTCCCACCAACACTCTTTGCAAAGGGCTTACGTTTCCTGTTTATAATGCACCTGAACTCATTCCAAATTGATGCAAATCTTAGACCAGGAAAATCTTCTGGAAAATGCCACACGCTGATTGCAGAATTAGTGACTGATGCGTTGCATCTAATACACTCATGATACAGAGAAGAACAAACGATCAATCCATGCTCTTAAAACATCCCGGGCCAAACTTCATCTGAACCCTTGAAAGAACAGCTGAATGTGAAATCATAGGTACACAGGAGCGGGATGGATGTTAGAGTCCAGTGCCCTGCTATTGCAGACAACCACCTCAtctaatcccattcataaatttatcaagctccattttGGGAGCTCTGCACATGCACTCCCGGGTAATAAAGATCcagattagggctgtcgattaaccGCAGTTagctcatgcgattaactcaaaaaaattaattgcgattaatcgcagttttaatcgcactgttaaacaatagaataccaattgaaatttattatttttcgatgtttttctacattttcaaatatattgatttcagttacaacacagaatataaagtgtacgcTGCTCActtttttatgacaaatatttgcactgaaaaaatgataaaagaaatagtttttcatttcacctcatacaagtactgtagtgcaatctctttaatcgtgaaagtgcaacttacaaatgtagattttctttggtacgtaactgcactcaaagacaaaatgcaaaactttagagcttacacgtctactcagtcctacttcttgttcagccaattgctaagacaaacacgtttgtttacatttacaggagataatgctgcccacttcttatttacgtcaccagaaaatgagaacaggcattcgcatgggacttttgtagtcggcattgcaaggtatttacatgccagatatgctaaacattcatttgCCCCTTCaggcttcggccaccattccagaggagatgcttccatgctgatgatgctcgtttaaaaaaaaagtgttaattaaatttgtgactgagctccttgggggagaattatatgtctctgGTTTTATTTTACCTGAattctgccctatatttcatgttatagcagtctcagatgatgactcagcacattttaagaacactttcgctgcagatttgacaaaatgcaaagaaggtaccaatgtgagatttctaaagatagctacagcactcgacccaaggtttaagaatctgaagtgccttccaaaatctgagagggatgaggtgtggagcttgctttcagaagtcttaaaagagcaacactccgatgctgAAACTACAGagcccgaaccaccaaaaaagaaaatcaaccttctgctagtggcatctgactcagatggtgaaaatgaacatgcgtcagtccgcaccgctttggatcgttatcgagcagaacccgtcatcagcatggacgcacgtcctctggaacggtggttgaagcatgaagggacatatgaatcattAGCGCATGAAGCgggcattatctcctgcaaatgtaaacagacttgtctgggtgattggctgaacaagaagtaggactgagtggacttgtaggctctaaaattttacattgttttatttttgaattcagggtatgggttttttttacataattctatatttgtcagttcaaatttcatgataaagagactgcaatacaatacttgtattaggtgaagtgaaaaatactatttcttttgtattttttttacagtgcaaatatttgtaatccaaaatacatataaaataagcactgtacactttgtattctgtgttgtaattgaaatcaatacatttgaaaatgtagaaaacatccaaaatatttaaataaatggtactctattgttaacagtgtgattaattgtgtgattaatttttttaatcgcttgacagccctagtccaGACATtagaaaatttcatttaaatccaGTCCACGATGGGTCATGATTCCGGAGAagctccttttccttctcctagTCTTTCCCCTGGTGAACAGCTCAACTCATAGCTACTGCCAAGATCACTTGTCATCTTCCAGCACTTTCTCTTACCCATACAAATAGGGGATGTTGAACTTATCTCCAAAGCCTGCTCATAAGACTTCCCCACCCTCTCCAACTCCAAGTCTCCTGTGCACTGTTTTAGTCCTGATTTGTATTCTTAGGGCCTCACTAAGGTTCTGCATTATGAAATCTAAGCTGGAGGTCCCTCACCCTGCTAGTGCAACGattgtttacatttatattttgtcTTTTGTAGCTCGCACTCCTGACCACTACCTCAGCCTTCAGAGACCAAGACACTTTGTTACACAAGGGAGCTATGTCCCAGGAGCAAGGATCTTGCCCAGATGGTATCTTTAGAGAAACCGCTTCTCCAAAGATCTGTTTGGTCTTGTTCATTGAGTACTGATGGCCAACTTAAAACATCCCACTTCTGAATGCTGAACCTGAGGAGACTTTGCAGTTATTCCTGCTGCCATTACTTCAGTTGACAGTCTTCTCCTGTGTGCTCGCCTCAGACCACTCCCAGCAGTAAACATCCAGCTTACAGGCTGCTTCGGGGCTGATTAGACAATTGTTTTCCAGCTCCTGGATCATCGTCCTCAGTGACTCTCTGCGTTGTCGTTCTCTGTCTAAAGTGTTTCTCAGACATTCCTTGGCCTCTTCGAGCTCACTGATTACCTGATCTAATTTATACTTCAATTTCTTTGGACTGTCCAGTATGCTGTAACTGTGCTCCTGGAAACAAAATTCAATACATGAGACAGTCTCACCTTTCTCAAAGATCTCAGACTTTCACACGTTCTCCCTATTCACCAAGAAGGAATTGAGACTGTTTAAAAGGCCAATCCCAACTCCCATTAGCAATCACTTTTTGCAAAACCATGCGATGTGCATGTGAAGCTTGCCTTAAAGCTAGTTAATCCACTATGGCTTAATGGTGGAACAACGTATGAGAAATGGAGATACCTCTAACTGCTCTCTGGTGAACAATAAATTTGAGGGAGATCCTTGAACTGATGCCCTAACACAAATGAAAACAGGGACACTGAGCCGAAATGCACTGATGACCTAAGAGGATGCCATTCCCTGGAGTTACACTGGCAGTGAGTATGCCCCACTGTGTTGAAAGTCTGCTATATTTAGGTGGTTCAAATAAGTCACTTTACTTACCAAGATGAATTGGGAATGAAATTCTCCTGTACTGGAAGGCAAATCCACAAGCTGGTGGTTATGAACTGTTACTGGCAGTGTTTTCAGTGGGGAGTTTCGTCTGCCATGAACTTTTCCTCGTCTCTGCTGTTATAAACATATATTTCACACTTCAGTTATTGAGACAGAGACATCAGAAAGAGATGGGACTGTGGAGGCTAATGTGTGGCTACTGTGTGCTGGAAGCAGGGGAAAGGTGAAGTGAGGAATAAGTCCCACACTGAATTGGGATGCTAAAGGCTATTCATTAAATAGTTCCTGCAATGACAGTCAGATCTCTAAGGTGAAGAGCTTTCCAGCCCACTCTTTTTGGTATGCTGGGAATTTATTTAATGatattattattgatttgtattaGGAAGCCCAGTAAAGGATCAGGACCTCATTATGCCAGCTATAAagcaaatccctgccctgaagagctcacagaaTAGGAATTTGGCTAGACTTGAGGTGATCAGTTTCACTTCTCCTTTTTTCATGTACTTGACCATTTCTTGTTCGGACTCacaatggttttttaaaaaaaagccttaagGGCGTGATCCTGCACTGTTTCCTCAGGCAGTTCTGCGTAAGTATTCGGAGACAGAACAGGCCCAGAAAGATGCTAATCTTTGGGCACAATATTTTTCCACCTCTTCTCCTGTTACCTAGTGATAatccaaaagaagaaaacatcTTCTGAGTTCTATGTAAAGTGCGGGGAAAAGCTTGTCCATGTTTGCCAATACAGTTAAATATAGGAACAATCACCTGCAGATTATAAAGACCAACCTGGAAGTGAGAAGGAAATTCAAAAATGGAAGGGATGACTCCAGGTTTGAGCCTGATGTTGGGACCTCTTGTGTCGAAGTCTGACTTCTTAAAGTGGCGCGAACATAACACATCTGCTTTCTTAGGCTCCCACATACCTGCAGAGTTCACATCGAGTCTTTTCATGGCCAACACCCACCTTCTTTTGGCCTCCTCATCAGTGGGGAATCTAGGACAAGTGTGCAGACAGGAAAGCAAGTTGAATAGATCGCCATTCTACTCTGCAGAGTCTCTGGCCTTACATAAGTTTCTGTAACTCGTGATTGTAAAAGGGCACACTTACAGGTAGCTTTGTGATCGCTCCTTCAGACAATGTGTAGCCTGTATGCAGGTTGGCACCCACACCCTACTCTACCCAGCCATGCCCTGCTGAGGTATAGAGCACTGCTAGTACCACCTAGCAGACCCCTCCTTATGCTCT is from Chelonia mydas isolate rCheMyd1 chromosome 4, rCheMyd1.pri.v2, whole genome shotgun sequence and encodes:
- the THAP6 gene encoding THAP domain-containing protein 6 isoform X2 gives rise to the protein MFAKFQATRTDVSRVRFRLVFPTDEEAKRRWVLAMKRLDVNSAGMWEPKKADVLCSRHFKKSDFDTRGPNIRLKPGVIPSIFEFPSHFQQRRGKVHGRRNSPLKTLPVTVHNHQLVDLPSSTGEFHSQFILEHSYSILDSPKKLKYKLDQVISELEEAKECLRNTLDRERQRRESLRTMIQELENNCLISPEAACKLDVYCWEWSEASTQEKTVN
- the THAP6 gene encoding THAP domain-containing protein 6 isoform X1 gives rise to the protein MVKSCSAIGCASRCLPNSKLRGLTFHVFPTDEEAKRRWVLAMKRLDVNSAGMWEPKKADVLCSRHFKKSDFDTRGPNIRLKPGVIPSIFEFPSHFQQRRGKVHGRRNSPLKTLPVTVHNHQLVDLPSSTGEFHSQFILEHSYSILDSPKKLKYKLDQVISELEEAKECLRNTLDRERQRRESLRTMIQELENNCLISPEAACKLDVYCWEWSEASTQEKTVN